GAAAAATGGAACCTATGCTAGTAACATTGCCTCCAAACAAATTGTACGTTGAAAAGCACAGTCACCCAGGAGAGGAGTTTTATCATGTGGTAAAAGGTGAGGTTATCTTCAAAATAGAAGAAAAGGAATACATTTTAACTGCGGGTGACTCGATTCATTTCCCTTCTGAGAAAGTACATGAGTGGAAAAACCCTTTGAATGAAAAAGCAGTACTGTTGAGTGTATTAACACCAGTTATTTTTTAGAAAACTTATCTAATAAGCTGAAACTAGGAAAGGGTGGAAAGTATGAGGGTTGCAACTGATATTGGAGGAACATTCACAGACTTGGTTTATGTTGATGATAATGGAAAGATTGAAGTTGCCAAAGGTCCCACGACACCTCCAAACTTTGAACAGGGCGTAATTGATATATTGGATAGGAGTAACATCGATAAAGAAGCCATGTCTTCATTTATTCACGGCACTACCGTTATCATTAATGCTTTAACAGAGAGAAAAGGGGCTAAAACCGGATTAATTACGACAAAAGGATTCAGAGATGTTCTGGAAATTGCTAGGGGAAATCGTCCTGATTTATTTAATATTCGCTATAAGAAACCTGAACCGTTTGTGGAACGACATTTGCGAAAGGAAGTAAGCGAACGCCTTAATTATAAGGGGGAAGTTCTTACTCCCTTGGATAAAACACAGGTGAAAGATGTAGTTGACTATTTCAAACAGCAAGGTGTGGATGCAATAGCGGTGTCGTACTTGCACTCTTACGTAAATCGGGATCATGAAAGAGAGACAGTTGCACTAATTAAAGAATTGTGGCCAGAGGTTTCCGTATCTGCATCACATGATGTGACTAAAGAATGGCGTGAATATGAACGGACAAATACTGTCGCATTGAATTCTTATGTTCAGCCAACCGCAACTTCATATGTCAATAGGCTGGACAATAAATTGGCAGACTTCAATGCCGCGAGTCAAAATTTCATAATGCAATCTAATGGCGGCACAACAACATTTGAACAAGCAAAGAACGTTCCGATTAACATGGTGGAATCTGGACCTGTTGCAGGAATTTATGGTGCAGCCGTACTTGGGGAGTTAATAGGTGAAGAGGATATGATTGCATTTGATATTGGTGGAACAACAGCTAAATGCTCCCTGATTGAAAAAGGTGAGGTAAAAGTTTCTACGGATTATTATATTGAGCGAAATGACCGTAATGCAGGTTATCCAATTAAAGCACCAGTAGTTGATATTGTGGAAATCGGCAATGGTGGGGGGTCAATTGCTTGGCTGGATGAAGCTGGCGCTCTCAAAGTGGGTCCTGAGTCGTCTGGAGCTGTTCCCGGTCCCGTTTCGTATGGTCAAGGTGGAACAGAGCCGACAACGACTGATGCCAATTTGATAACCGGCCGTCTTTCAGCAGATAATTTCGACTATGATGTAGATATAGATTTAGTGAAAGAAGTTATTAAAGAAAAAATAGCTGATTATTTCGATATGACTGCTGAAGAGGCGGCACTTGGTATTCTTCGAATAGCTAATTCAAATATGTTGAACGCACTTAAACTGATTTCAATCAGAAAAGGACATAATCCCCAAGACTTCACCTTAGTTGCGTTCGGTGGCGGTGGATCAATGCATGCTCCTGCCCTTGCAAAAGAATTAGGGGTCAAGAAAGTCGTGATCCCTGTAGCATCACCGGTATTCTCTGCATGGGGCATGTTGATGAGTGATCTCCGCCATGATTATATAAAAACATTTATTAAGCGACTGAAAAAACTTGATCGAAGTGAAATTTTGAAACAGTGGGATCAGATTGATGATGAGGCATACGATCAGTTTAGTAATGAAGGTATCAAAAAAGAGAATGTCATATTCAATCGCTTTGCGGATATGCGTTACCTTGGTCAGGAACATACGGTGAAAGTGCCTATTCCGGATGGTGATTGGTCTGAAGAACATCAGCAAGAAATTGTTGAACAATTTCACCAGCTACATGAGCAAAACTATACATTCAGGCTTGATGATACAGAAACAGAAATTGTTAATTTACATGTTACAGCTTTTGGCAAAGTTCAGAAGCCTAAATTAAAGAAGAGAGAGATAAGTACAACTTTGGAAGATGCCAAAATAGAAACCCGAAATATTTATATTGAAGACCCAAAAGGATGGATTCAAACAGACGTTTATAACCGACAAATGCTGCCGTCAAATGAAATTATTCAAGGGCCAGCAATTATTGAAGAAAAAGCAGCGGTGACCGTACTTTATCAAGACCAAACACTTAAAGTAGATGATTATGGAAACTTAATCATTGAAACGGGGGCGAGATAAATGACGTTGAATGAGACTAAGGTTGATCCATTTAGTTTAGAGATTGTAAAAGATTCATTGCTTGCTACTGGAGATGAAATGTTTATTGCCTTGGCGAAAACCTCGATGAGTCCAATCATTTATGAAGTATTGGACTATGCGAGTGGTTTAACGGACTCAAAAGGTCAGCTGTTAACGCAAGGTAATGGGGTTACAGGATTCATTGGAATGCTTTCTTTTATGGTTAAGCAAACTTTGAAAAAATATAGTGATAAAGGTGAGTTGAAACCTGGGGATATCATTGTCATCAATGACCCGTATGGTGGAGGTGGTTCTCACTTATCAGACGTGGGGTTAGTCATGCCAATATTCTATGAAAATGAGCTAGTCGCTTTTTCTGCGAATAAAGCACACTGGACAGAAGTCGGTGGAAAAGACCCCGGTTCATTTACTAACGATTCAAGAGATATTTTCCAGGAGGGATTACAATTTCCATCTGTCAAATTGTATGATGGAGGTCAACTTAATGAGGGACTTGTTGAAATCATTCGTTCAAACGTTCGTTTTCCTGACTTATCTCTTGGTGATATGTGGGCACAAGTTGCAGCGCTTAAAACGGGAGAAAGAAGGGTTAAGGAAATTTGTGAAAAGCATGGGAAAGAAACTGTGCTTTCCGCAATTAACAACCAATTGGATCATGGTGAAACAATATCAAAACAGGAACTTGAAAAATTACCAAAAGGTACATTTACAGCGAATGGTTATGTGGAAACAGATGGAATTGGAAATGGTCCTTTTCCAATTCAAGTGGAAGTTACGGTAACGGATGACGAATTTGTTTGTGATTTTAGGGGCAGCAGCCCACAAGTTCCTGGCCCCGTAAATTGTTCGTATACTGGCCTTGCATCTGCTGTCAGAACCATTTTCTTAGCGATTACAAATCCGGATCAAAATGTAAACGATGGTGTATTCAGACAGTTAAAGATAATTACTGATGAAAAGTCAATTATGTCTGCTGAAAGACCTGCTCCTACGTCGAATTATTTTGAAACGATGCTTGGATGTACGGATTTGATATGGAAAGCGTTGGCTCCATATATACCACATAGGCTTGCAGCAGCACACTTGCTATCAGTTTGTTCCGTTACTCTAACCGGATCACATCAAGATACTCATGAACCATTTTTGATTGTAGAGCCCTCTGTTGGGGGTTGGGGTGGAGCCGATGGTCAAGACGGGGCAAGTGGACAGTTCTGTATTTTAGATGGTGAAACTTATAATGTCCCAGTAGAAGTTGCTGAAACACGTTATGGTGTAAACATTGATGAGTATAGTTTGAGAGTGGATGGTACGGGAGCTGGTGAGTATATCGGTGGGAAGGGTGTCATCCGATCATACCGGGCTCTCACAGATGGACAAGAAGCTACCATTACCTTTGGGCGCAATCAATATAGACTATGGGGGACAGGTGGTGGATTAGAAGGATCC
This window of the Tuberibacillus sp. Marseille-P3662 genome carries:
- a CDS encoding hydantoinase B/oxoprolinase family protein, with protein sequence MTLNETKVDPFSLEIVKDSLLATGDEMFIALAKTSMSPIIYEVLDYASGLTDSKGQLLTQGNGVTGFIGMLSFMVKQTLKKYSDKGELKPGDIIVINDPYGGGGSHLSDVGLVMPIFYENELVAFSANKAHWTEVGGKDPGSFTNDSRDIFQEGLQFPSVKLYDGGQLNEGLVEIIRSNVRFPDLSLGDMWAQVAALKTGERRVKEICEKHGKETVLSAINNQLDHGETISKQELEKLPKGTFTANGYVETDGIGNGPFPIQVEVTVTDDEFVCDFRGSSPQVPGPVNCSYTGLASAVRTIFLAITNPDQNVNDGVFRQLKIITDEKSIMSAERPAPTSNYFETMLGCTDLIWKALAPYIPHRLAAAHLLSVCSVTLTGSHQDTHEPFLIVEPSVGGWGGADGQDGASGQFCILDGETYNVPVEVAETRYGVNIDEYSLRVDGTGAGEYIGGKGVIRSYRALTDGQEATITFGRNQYRLWGTGGGLEGSVNEFYINKANGEVDGPFGVYPRYSLQKNDVLKLMTATGGGYGNPLKRPTEQVVNDVKNEYYTVEEAKSLFGVEIDPTTFEYQELNTRKSFEKTTRNGN
- a CDS encoding hydantoinase/oxoprolinase family protein, encoding MRVATDIGGTFTDLVYVDDNGKIEVAKGPTTPPNFEQGVIDILDRSNIDKEAMSSFIHGTTVIINALTERKGAKTGLITTKGFRDVLEIARGNRPDLFNIRYKKPEPFVERHLRKEVSERLNYKGEVLTPLDKTQVKDVVDYFKQQGVDAIAVSYLHSYVNRDHERETVALIKELWPEVSVSASHDVTKEWREYERTNTVALNSYVQPTATSYVNRLDNKLADFNAASQNFIMQSNGGTTTFEQAKNVPINMVESGPVAGIYGAAVLGELIGEEDMIAFDIGGTTAKCSLIEKGEVKVSTDYYIERNDRNAGYPIKAPVVDIVEIGNGGGSIAWLDEAGALKVGPESSGAVPGPVSYGQGGTEPTTTDANLITGRLSADNFDYDVDIDLVKEVIKEKIADYFDMTAEEAALGILRIANSNMLNALKLISIRKGHNPQDFTLVAFGGGGSMHAPALAKELGVKKVVIPVASPVFSAWGMLMSDLRHDYIKTFIKRLKKLDRSEILKQWDQIDDEAYDQFSNEGIKKENVIFNRFADMRYLGQEHTVKVPIPDGDWSEEHQQEIVEQFHQLHEQNYTFRLDDTETEIVNLHVTAFGKVQKPKLKKREISTTLEDAKIETRNIYIEDPKGWIQTDVYNRQMLPSNEIIQGPAIIEEKAAVTVLYQDQTLKVDDYGNLIIETGAR